The following proteins are encoded in a genomic region of Triticum dicoccoides isolate Atlit2015 ecotype Zavitan chromosome 1B, WEW_v2.0, whole genome shotgun sequence:
- the LOC119350822 gene encoding BTB/POZ and MATH domain-containing protein 2-like, protein MSRPASPSVDGDASVAAATGTPMPWQTASCIVAWYDKPSIVSFVVEPWLNTRLHTAKFDAGGYNWCVKIYPDGRKGSANAGWVSVFLQLLGGTNIDGEMVMAQFSISLLDQDGEPVPSYSRNRSKIKPYASKDQYGLPRLIAGHELKRYLRDDRFRLKYDVVVHRICAKPADAPRPVVVPPSDLQRQLLALLRSERGGAVTFEVSSELFTAHRYMLAACSSVFMAELFGPMSENTAGKVQVDDMEPTVFEAMLEFIYTDSLPKIDGGEKVEMAQHLLVAADRYNLERLKLICEDMLCDNIDKSTVATTLTLAEQHGCCGLKEACFNFLSQIPGNLEAVMASDDFQHLKTSCPSLVQIIIDQATAVSGHTFSR, encoded by the coding sequence ATGTCACGTCCAGCGTCTCCTTCGGTGGATGGTGACGCCAGTGTCGCTGCCGCCACCGGCACGCCAATGCCATGGCAGACTGCGTCGTGCATTGTGGCGTGGTACGACAAGCCCTCGATCGTCTCTTTCGTCGTCGAGCCCTGGCTCAACACCCGTTTACACACCGCCAAGTTCGACGCCGGGGGCTACAACTGGTGCGTGAAGATCTACCCCGACGGCCGCAAGGGTTCGGCCAACGCCGGCTGGGTCTCCGTGTTTCTGCAGCTTCTCGGTGGCACCAACATCGACGGCGAGATGGTCATGGCGCAGTTCAGCATCAGCTTGCTCGACCAGGACGGGGAGCCGGTGCCGTCGTACAGCAGAAACCGCTCCAAGATCAAACCCTACGCTTCCAAAGACCAGTACGGCCTTCCCCGGTTGATCGCCGGACATGAATTGAAGAGATACCTAAGAGATGATCGTTTCAGACTCAAGTACGATGTTGTCGTCCACAGGATCTGTGCAAAGCCCGCCGACGCCCCCCGGCCTGTCGTCGTCCCGCCGTCCGACCTGCAACGGCAGCTCCTCGCCCTCCTGAGGAGCGAACGGGGAGGGGCCGTGACGTTCGAGGTCAGCAGCGAGCTCTTCACGGCGCATAGGTACATGCTCGCCGCTTGTTCCTCGGTCTTCATGGCAGAGCTCTTCGGCCCAATGTCGGAGAACACTGCGGGCAAGGTGCAGGTCGACGACATGGAGCCGACAGTCTTCGAGGCCATGCTCGAGTTCATCTACACTGATTCACTGCCCAAAATTGACGGCGGCGAGAAGGTGGAGATGGCCCAGCACCTGCTCGTGGCGGCAGATAGGTATAATCTCGAAAGGCTAAAGTTGATCTGCGAGGACATGTTGTGCGACAACATTGACAAGAGCACGGTGGCGACCACCCTGACACTAGCCGAGCAGCATGGCTGTTGTGGCCTCAAGGAGGCGTGCTTCAACTTCCTCAGTCAGATTCCGGGCAACCTTGAGGCCGTCATGGCGAGCGATGACTTTCAGCACCTTAAGACAAGCTGCCCTTCCCTCGTGCAGATCATCATCGACCAGGCCACCGCCGTATCCGGTCACACGTTCTCAAGATAG